Proteins from one Lachnospiraceae bacterium KGMB03038 genomic window:
- a CDS encoding MFS transporter, with protein MENLEKYDRRLPMKVKVGFGIANLGDTIITEFVGAFLIFFLTNIAGIRPALAGTIVFIGVIWDAISDPIIGTMSDRCGLKAGRRRPFLLIAAGPIVVFTMLLFTAVDLSAGAKAAYFIIMTIFYWTAYTLFNIPYLSLGSELTTNNDEKTRASSIRQVFGTFGLLFANALPLLLVTAFENRGMSEKRAWMMAALTLGIIAAAAILITWRSTRGWEIRYKPQDKSAPFFKNLGKVLVYKPYILIILASFLFYFAFNTCNATVVYNALVVVGATEAQTSIVYTTGTIVGIILSLLIGKLAVKYDKKWVFIVFMSIAGVALCLFKVIGFSSIAMQAVQFSMAHFGIISFLVLSYNLLYDTCEVYEFKSGEMLTGVMISYFSFFIKLGKATALQVVGIILEINGYNAELAAQPESAKNAVESMSSIIPGILMLLCAFVVYLYPITRERFRAMQEAKKLKDAGEEYSTAAFEKIL; from the coding sequence ATGGAAAATTTAGAAAAATATGATCGAAGACTTCCGATGAAAGTAAAGGTAGGTTTCGGAATCGCGAATCTGGGAGATACCATCATCACAGAATTCGTGGGAGCGTTTTTGATCTTCTTTTTGACAAATATTGCCGGGATACGTCCCGCTTTGGCCGGAACGATCGTGTTCATCGGTGTGATCTGGGATGCCATCAGCGATCCGATCATTGGGACGATGTCGGACCGGTGCGGCCTGAAAGCGGGAAGAAGAAGGCCGTTCCTTCTGATCGCGGCAGGGCCGATCGTAGTCTTTACCATGCTGCTGTTTACGGCGGTAGATCTGTCAGCGGGGGCAAAGGCCGCTTACTTTATCATCATGACGATCTTCTACTGGACGGCTTATACATTATTTAACATTCCGTATCTTTCTCTGGGGTCGGAGCTTACCACCAATAACGACGAGAAAACAAGGGCGTCTTCGATCAGACAGGTATTTGGTACGTTTGGGCTTTTATTTGCCAATGCCCTTCCCCTCCTTTTGGTTACGGCTTTTGAAAACCGGGGAATGTCGGAGAAGAGAGCCTGGATGATGGCGGCTCTGACGCTGGGGATCATCGCGGCGGCGGCCATCCTGATCACATGGAGATCCACAAGAGGCTGGGAGATCCGGTATAAACCCCAGGATAAGAGCGCGCCGTTCTTTAAGAACCTTGGAAAAGTGCTGGTCTACAAACCGTATATCCTGATTATCCTGGCCTCCTTCTTATTCTACTTTGCGTTCAATACCTGCAACGCAACAGTGGTGTACAACGCGCTGGTAGTGGTAGGGGCGACGGAAGCTCAGACCTCGATCGTCTATACCACTGGAACGATCGTAGGGATCATATTATCGCTGCTGATCGGAAAACTGGCGGTCAAATACGACAAGAAATGGGTATTTATCGTATTTATGTCCATTGCGGGCGTGGCGCTGTGCCTGTTTAAAGTGATCGGATTTTCCAGTATTGCCATGCAGGCGGTGCAGTTCTCGATGGCTCACTTTGGGATCATCAGTTTCCTGGTGTTAAGCTACAATCTTTTGTATGATACCTGTGAAGTTTACGAGTTTAAGAGCGGAGAGATGCTGACAGGCGTTATGATTTCTTACTTTTCCTTCTTTATCAAATTAGGAAAGGCCACGGCTCTGCAGGTAGTAGGAATTATTCTGGAGATCAACGGTTATAATGCTGAATTGGCCGCGCAGCCGGAAAGCGCGAAAAACGCGGTCGAAAGTATGTCTTCTATTATCCCGGGGATTTTGATGCTGCTGTGCGCCTTTGTGGTCTACTTGTACCCGATTACGAGAGAGCGTTTCCGGGCTATGCAGGAAGCTAAGAAATTAAAAGACGCAGGGGAAGAATACTCAACCGCGGCGTTTGAGAAGATCTTATAA
- a CDS encoding DUF5058 family protein has protein sequence MKENVNYMDLANSPLMWLGAAIAVGIVVFQSVLFFKKSLTAAKEAGLTKEQVNMAIKSSAISSIGPSVVILVTMISLIVSMGAPVSWMRLSFIGSVNYEAMAAGFGAQAMGTTLENLNPTAFACGVWVMICGSLGWLIFTLIFTDKMDKVNHIMSKGNAKMVPIISAGAMLGAFANLASGNFFNAEGGFEFGGAPAIATIIGCILMMILTKLAKDKKITWLREWAFAISMFTGMFIGYIWSLQG, from the coding sequence ATGAAGGAGAATGTAAACTACATGGATCTTGCCAACAGTCCGCTGATGTGGCTGGGTGCAGCAATTGCCGTCGGGATCGTAGTATTCCAGTCGGTGCTTTTTTTCAAAAAATCGCTGACAGCAGCGAAAGAGGCGGGGCTTACTAAAGAACAAGTCAATATGGCGATCAAAAGCAGCGCTATTTCATCGATAGGACCATCCGTCGTGATCCTGGTAACCATGATCTCACTGATCGTTTCTATGGGAGCGCCGGTATCCTGGATGCGTCTGTCATTTATTGGTTCCGTCAACTATGAGGCGATGGCGGCCGGATTTGGTGCCCAGGCTATGGGGACAACGCTGGAAAACCTGAATCCTACAGCTTTTGCCTGCGGAGTTTGGGTTATGATCTGCGGGTCCTTGGGCTGGCTGATCTTTACCTTGATCTTTACAGATAAGATGGACAAAGTAAACCATATCATGTCAAAAGGAAATGCTAAGATGGTTCCGATCATCTCAGCGGGAGCTATGCTGGGAGCTTTCGCCAACCTGGCAAGCGGCAATTTCTTCAATGCCGAGGGCGGATTTGAATTTGGAGGCGCTCCGGCCATTGCTACGATCATCGGATGCATCTTAATGATGATACTTACGAAACTGGCGAAAGATAAGAAGATCACCTGGTTGAGAGAGTGG
- a CDS encoding ATP-NAD kinase produces MKQIGFLVNPVAGIGGRVGLKGSDGAEIQKKARSLGAVPEAAVRALHALEKASGLEEKVTFLTAPGIMGEEVLKKTAFSYHVIGTLADGETTAEDTIRIAREILEEGADLLLFAGGDGTARNVCEAVEMELPVIGIPAGVKIHSAVYAYNAGNAGEALTYFCNESKNRFEEAEVMDIDEEAFRNGRVQAKLYGYMKIPMLHRYMQSVKSGGYSEKDNTMGMAAEVAAGMKPDAYYVIGPGTTTRPVMEKLGLPHTLLGMDIVKDGVLIKADAVEKDIYELTQQGEVFLVLTVIGGQGHLFGRGNQQISPRILRTIGKDHCIILATKSKLLNIGSGRLTVDTGDTDLDQELAGYVRIITGYQDSMMYRIEP; encoded by the coding sequence ATGAAACAAATTGGATTCCTGGTCAATCCGGTCGCCGGTATCGGCGGCCGGGTAGGCTTAAAAGGGAGCGACGGAGCAGAGATACAGAAGAAAGCAAGGAGTCTGGGAGCAGTTCCAGAAGCTGCTGTCAGGGCCCTGCACGCTTTGGAGAAAGCCTCTGGGCTGGAAGAGAAGGTGACCTTTCTGACAGCGCCGGGAATCATGGGGGAAGAGGTTCTAAAGAAGACAGCCTTCTCATATCATGTGATTGGGACACTGGCAGACGGAGAGACGACGGCGGAAGATACCATTCGGATCGCAAGAGAGATCCTGGAAGAGGGGGCAGATCTTCTTTTGTTTGCCGGCGGCGACGGAACGGCCAGAAATGTCTGCGAAGCTGTGGAGATGGAACTTCCAGTCATAGGGATCCCGGCCGGAGTCAAGATCCATTCTGCCGTATATGCATACAATGCCGGAAATGCGGGGGAAGCCCTGACATATTTTTGCAATGAGAGTAAAAACCGGTTTGAGGAAGCAGAAGTTATGGATATTGATGAAGAAGCTTTCCGGAACGGAAGGGTACAGGCAAAACTGTATGGTTATATGAAAATCCCGATGCTGCACCGTTATATGCAAAGCGTGAAAAGCGGAGGCTATTCGGAGAAAGACAACACAATGGGAATGGCCGCGGAGGTGGCAGCGGGAATGAAACCGGACGCTTATTATGTGATCGGCCCTGGAACCACGACCCGGCCAGTGATGGAGAAACTGGGCCTGCCCCATACACTGCTGGGAATGGATATTGTAAAAGATGGGGTCTTGATAAAGGCAGATGCAGTGGAAAAAGATATTTATGAATTGACGCAGCAGGGGGAAGTATTCCTGGTGCTGACCGTCATTGGAGGACAGGGGCATCTGTTTGGGAGGGGAAATCAGCAGATCAGTCCGAGAATCTTAAGAACTATCGGTAAAGATCACTGCATCATCCTGGCGACCAAAAGTAAACTTTTGAACATTGGGTCAGGCAGGCTTACGGTAGATACTGGCGATACAGATCTGGATCAGGAACTGGCCGGGTATGTGCGGATTATCACCGGATACCAGGACAGTATGATGTACCGGATCGAGCCCTAA